CTTCCTTCATTTTGCGCATTTCTTCAGCGCCCACTTCACGAGCTAATACAACCCGATGAAGACCTTCTTCTTTCCAATACTTAACAGCTTTCCAATTTGATAATGATTGCTGTGTTGAAAGATGGATTTCTAATTTAGGCGCAACACGGCGACAAGTTTCAATAATTAAAGGGTCTGCAACAATGATCCCTTTTACACCTACTTCTTCAATCCCTTGTAAATATTCTTCAAGGCCATCCATGTTTTCATTATGAGCAAAAATGTTTGTTGTTACGTATACAACAGCTCCATATTTTTTTGCAAATTCAACGCCTTCACGCATTTCTTCAATTGTGAAATTATTTGCATTGGAGCGTAAACCAAACTCTTGTCCACCAATAAAAACGGCATCGGCACCGTAATGTACAGCAATTTTTAATTTTTCCAGGCTACCAGCAGGTGCTAGTAGCTCTGGCTTTTTCGTAATCACTCGTTTACCATTCACTGTTTCACGAATTTTATCATTTTCTACTAACTGCAGCATTGTTACGCTCCTTTCCTAATATACTGTTTCCTTAAAGATAAATCCTGTATCTAAAGGACGTAAAGCTGGTTGGATTTCTTCAATTTTTTCTAAAAGACTATTTTTGATTTCATCGTAAGCTTCTTCACCTTGATCAAAGTAAGCATCAATTGCTTGACGATAATAATTTGTGACAGTTGTTATATACTCTTCTGTTTGTAAAACACCATCAAATTTTAATGTATCAATCCCTGCTTCAAACAGCTCCGTTAATTCATCAATTAAACACATATCATTTGGTGAAAAAATATGTGTTCCATTTAAATCTTCATAAATTGGGTATTTATTTTTACGTTCTTTATCATGGATAAACATATTACGATTTTCTTTACGGTTTTCAACTTCCATTACTTCTCCACGATATAAGAAGTAGTTTCCTAATAGCTTTCTCTTAGATTGGAACATACAAGTCATTCCATGTACTTGAACTTCAATTTCTGCTTTTGCATTTCCTTTAATTTCAAGCACTTCATCTAATGAAAGCTCTCTTGCAAGGACTGCTCTTTTTGCACCACGATCTGCCCAATAATTCACTTGGAACCAGTTTGTCGCAGTTGTTTCTGGGTTCCAGTGAAGTGGGATAGTAATTTGATGCTCACGAACAGCCATTAATACAGCAGGGTCGCCAAAAATTAATGCATCTACTCCGATTTTTTGCATTTCCTGTAAATATCCATCTAAAGCTTCAATTCGGTCATTATGGAATAAGGCATTTACCGCAACATAAACCTTTTTATTTGCAGCATGAATAATTTCCGTTGCTTCTTTCACTTGATCCACTGAAAATTCCCCAGCCAAACGTAATCCGAATTGTTGTTCACCAATGACAAAAGCATCTGCTCCACTTTTAATTAAATCTTTTATATGGTTAATTGATTTTGGCGTCACCAATAACTCTGGTTTTGTCATTCTTTTCACCTCTTCTTACAAATTAGTAGCCCATCTCCTACAGGGAGAAATGTACTATCATACTGATCATGTGACATAATCCAGTCGGAAAAATTTTTTAAATTGCGTATCATCGTTCGCTTTCTTCTTGGCACTTCCTCTAAGTTCAAGTCGGACAAACCATGCATGTACATATTGTCGATATACAAAATGCCACCTGATGGTACAAGTGGTGAGTACTTTTCAAAAAAGCGCATGTATTGCCCTTTTGCGGCATCAATAAAAACAGCATCAAAAGTAGAGTCCAACTGATTGTCTTCCACTTCTAACGCATCCCCTTCAATTACCGTAATTTGATTTGCAACTTCAGAACGGGCGATGAAATTTCTCGCTAATATAACGCGTTCTGCATCTCTTTCGATCGTGACAATTTCACTTTTAGGGAGTGTCATTGCCATTCGTATTGCGGAGTAACCAATCGCAGTACCAATTTCTAAAATTTTAGAAGGATTTTGGATTCGAAGTATTTGATTTAATACATCAATCGCAGGTAATTGCATAATGGGTACATGGTGTTCTTTCGCATAAGACTCCATTTCAAGCAACAAATCATTTCTTGGGTGAATAAAGGATTCTATATAAGCATCAGAAAATTCCATTACTTTAGATTCCCTTCAAGTTATTTCTCGCACAAATAATTATATAAAACAAAAAAGACCAAACAGTAGTTGGTACTTTATGAAAACATTTATTTATGAACAAAAAATCAAAATATATAATACCACAAAAAACGATAGGAAGGCGAATATTCTAACTAAATTCTTTAGAAGTATTCAATTATATATTTTGTTGATATATGTTACAGGCAGATGCTTTCCACTACAATCAACAAAATTTTATATAATCTAAGATTAATTCAAACTATTTATACAAAAGAATTAAATTATCAATTCGCTTCCTATTTCGTTTTAACGTAAGTAAGTTTCTATATTTTGTAGGTGTTCTTCATAAGTTTTTGCAAAGTGGTTAACTCCTTCTGGGTCAGCTAAGAAGTATAAATAATCAGTATCTGTTGGATTCAATACAGCTTCTATCGAAGTTTTACCTGCATTTGCAATTGGTCCCGGTGGTAAACCAGTTACTTCATACGTATTATAAGGACTTTCTACTTTTAAGTCTTCATATAACACTCGATCCTTATGTGATCCTAAAGCATAAAGGACTGTTGGATCGGTTTGTAATGGCATATCTAACTCTAGTCGGTTATAAAATACACTTGCAATTGTTTCACGGTCTGTTTGCGCAGTCGCTTCTTCTTCAAGTAAAGACGCAAAGGTTAATAACTCATGTACAGTCATTTGTTTTTCTTCAAGTAATGAACTATATCCTAAGACTATGTCTTTCGTTTGGGAAATCATTGTTGTAATAATTTCATCTAAAGTAGGATCTTCCTCATAGAATGAATATGTTGCTGGATATAAATATCCTTCTAAAGCATAACGAACATTTCCTTCGAGCACTTCTTCTGTAATGACTTCTGGATAAGTGCCCATCATATTTTCGATAAATTCTGCGTCAGTTACTTTAGCCATAAATTCATCTTTTGTGTAATTTGTATTATTTTCTACAATATTTGCAATTTGTTCAAGGGTTAAACCTTCTGGAATCGTCATGGTAAATATCGGTTTTCTATATACTTTCCCAGTTTTTAAACTTTCAATTATTTCATCTAACGTCATAGATTGAGTTAACGTATAATTCCCTGCTTGAAATTGTGATTCGTTTTTAAATTTCGTGTAATATTTAAATATACGAGCATCCTTAATTACACCGTTTTCTTGTAATATACTTGCGATTGTCGTTAAGCTAGAACCGATTGGAATTTCAACTTCTATCTCGGTCGTTGAATTTGGATCAACAGGTTCTAATGCAGATTTTATGTAAAAATATCCACTTAAAACTACAATAGCTAGGACAGCTACTATTACTAATGAAGTGATTCCTACTATTTTTCGCACTGTTTTCCCTTCTTCTTTACGTTTCTGAATTTTATCAAACATTTCTTGTTTTTTCGATTCCTTATCCACGGGTATCCCCCTTTTCTCTTTAATATGATACATAGAAACTATGAATTATTCAAATTCATCTTACATATACTATTGTTCTATCATTTTCTCCTTTGGAATCATAACATATCAAATACACTATGCCCATTCATATATTATATTATAATTTTGGAACCATTTTTTACAAAAAAAGCGCTGTGACGATTGACACAGCGCTTTGATTCACTATTTTATTATTCCGCTAATAAATCTAATTGCTCCTCGACTTTTGACCATTCTTCATCATTCTCTATTGGAATAAGGTCTAAAACTTCACCATTTTCCCCAGCCATATATGCAGCTGCAAAAATTTCAGATGAAGCTTCTTCATTAGCATAAGTATAAAAAATATAAGACTTTCCAAACTCATCTAATTCAAATCGATGAACAATCTCGCAAACGACTTCTTCATTGTTTTCATTTGTAATGGTAAAAAAGTTTGTTAAATCATCTGTAAATTCTTCTATTAGTGTATTTAATACTTCCTCAACCATTTCCCATTCTTCATCAGTTTCTAAAGAAGAGAAATCTGTCATTTGACCATTTTCATCCAATTCATAACGGAGGGCAGAAACATCAGTACTTTCCTCACCATTTTCATTAATAAGTGAATAAAGGACATAAGAGCGTTCTTCCGAATCGAATGTAAAAATCACCTTGCAAGTTTGTTCTGTACCGTCTTCTGTAACAACCGTAAATAATTGTTCATCCATAAGATACAACCCCCCTGTTAATTTATTCTTCTTAGAAAAAAGGGTAGGCTTTCTTGCCTACCCTTTTCTATTTATTCTTCTTCGTCTTCGAATTCATCTTCAAGTGTATTTAACACTGTTTCAATCAAATCCCACTCTGCTTCTGTTTCAATTGGTTCTAACTCTCCATCTTCACCATTTTCTGATGGACTAAATGCAGATGCAAAGATTTCGATTTGTCCTTCATCATCTTCCTCTGCACCAACTAATGAGTAAAGAACATATGATTTTCCAAATTCCTCAGAATCAAATGTATAAATTACCTCACAAAGTTGTTCGTTTCCATCTTCATCTACGATTGTAATATGTCGATGTTCTTGCTCGTGATCATGTTCATGTACCATAAAGGTCACCTCTTTAATTTATTTAGAACTTACTATATTTTCTGTGCTACTTTAACTTTTCCGCTTGTTACTAAACAGAGAATAAGATGTTTGAGTACTTTACTTTTGTTTATTTTTGAAAACAAAAAGTTGCATCTACTCACGTAGCATATTAGTTCCGTCTCCAATTATACTTTAAAACACTGAACCTTTACTATCTAAATATCCTTGAAGGATCATGACAGCCGCCATTTTATCAATTACTTTTTTACGTTTTTTTCGACTCACGTCGGCCTCAATAAGCATTCTTTCAGCCGCCATTGTTGTTAGACGTTCATCCCATAATTTCACTGGCAATTGAAAGGTATCTTCTAGTAGCTTCTTATATTGTTCCGAAGCTTCGCCACGTGGACCTACTGTGTTGTTCATATTTTTAGGAAAACCGACAACAAACTCTGTAACAGCATATTCGGATACAAGTTCTTTTATACGCTCTAAGCCGAATTCGCCTTCTTCTTCGTTGATTTGAATTGTTTCGATTCCTTGCGCCGTCCAGCCAAGAGCATCGCTAATGGCAACACCAACAGTTCTTGATCCAACGTCTAAACCCATAATTCTCATTAAACTTACGCCTCGTTATTCTTCCTAATATAAAATTTCACAAGTTCTTCCAATATTTCATCACGTTCAAGCTTACGAATTAAATTCCGTGCGTCCTGATGGCGAGGGATGTATGCAGGGTCACCAGATAATAAATAACCAACTATTTGATTTGTAGGATTATACCCTTTTTCTTCTAATGAAGAGTATACCTTTAACATCACTTGCTTTACTTCTTGTTCCATTGATTCTTCTGGAAAACTAAACTTCATTGTTTTATCAAACGAACTCAAGACCAGCACCTCGCTCTCATAGATACGGAGTTGCAAGAAAGCCATCTCCGTTTTTCTATATTATAACCGATTATTACCTTAGGTTAAATGAATTTATCATTATAAATCGTTCTTATATAGATTTAACGTAATCATACACAGATTGAAGTGCTTCATCAAGTTTAGACACTTCTTTTGCACCAGCCATTGCAAAATCAGGACGACCGCCACCGCGACCACCGCATAATTCAGCTACAGTTTTGACAATATTACCAGCATGATATTTTCCGCCAACTAAATCCTTTGTTACACCTGCGCAAATCATCACTTTGTCACCATCAACAGCACCTAATACAATAATAGCCTCATCCATTTTTTCTTTTAAATCATCCATCATTTGGCGGAGTTGATTGTTATCTTTAGCATCAACACGTGTGGAAAGAACAGTCACATCACCAATTTTCTTTGCAGCATCAAGAATTTGGCCAGCTTGTGCATTAGCTATTTTCTGTGATAACGATTCATTTTCTCGTTGCAATTCTTTCAGCTCATGTTGCAAGTTCTCAACACGACTTACGATTTCTTTTGGATTTGTTTTTAATAAAGAAGCTGCTTTTTCTAACAGTTGCTGTTCTTCTTTAACCGCTTCGAACGCCACCTTACCAGTTACAGCTTCGATACGGCGAGTTCCGGCACCAATTCCACCTTCAGAAATGATTTTAAATAAACCGATTTCTGAAGTACGATTTACGTGAATACCACCGCATAGCTCAACAGAATAATCACTAACTTGAACTACACGAACTACATCTCCATATTTTTCACCGAATAAAGCCATTGCTCCCATTGCTTTTGCTTCTGCTATAGGCATTTCTTCAATTTCCACTTTAATATCATTCCAAATTTTCTCGTTTACGATACGTTCAACCTGTTCTAATTCTTCTTTTGTTGCTGGGCCGAAATGTGAAAAGTCGAAACGTAAACGATCTGGACCTACATATGAACCTGCTTGGTTAACATGTTCACCTAACACATCTTTTAATGCACGTTGCATAATATGTGTCGCTGTATGATTTTTTATGATTAAGTTACGTTCATCACGGTCAACTGTTGCAGTTACCTCGTCATTTACGTGCATTTCACCTGATTCAATTACAACAGTATGAAGTGATTGACCATTTGGCGCTTTTTGCACATCTTTTACAAATGCTTTAAATGAATCATTTGAAATTGTACCATGATCCGCAACTTGTCCACCCATTTCTGCATAGAATGGTGTTTCAGCTAATATTACAAGTACTTCTTCACCTTCTGAAGCAACTTCTGCGAT
Above is a genomic segment from Lysinibacillus sp. PLM2 containing:
- the yrzL gene encoding UPF0297 protein YrzL produces the protein MSSFDKTMKFSFPEESMEQEVKQVMLKVYSSLEEKGYNPTNQIVGYLLSGDPAYIPRHQDARNLIRKLERDEILEELVKFYIRKNNEA
- a CDS encoding collagenase, which encodes MTKPELLVTPKSINHIKDLIKSGADAFVIGEQQFGLRLAGEFSVDQVKEATEIIHAANKKVYVAVNALFHNDRIEALDGYLQEMQKIGVDALIFGDPAVLMAVREHQITIPLHWNPETTATNWFQVNYWADRGAKRAVLARELSLDEVLEIKGNAKAEIEVQVHGMTCMFQSKRKLLGNYFLYRGEVMEVENRKENRNMFIHDKERKNKYPIYEDLNGTHIFSPNDMCLIDELTELFEAGIDTLKFDGVLQTEEYITTVTNYYRQAIDAYFDQGEEAYDEIKNSLLEKIEEIQPALRPLDTGFIFKETVY
- a CDS encoding SAM-dependent methyltransferase, encoding MEFSDAYIESFIHPRNDLLLEMESYAKEHHVPIMQLPAIDVLNQILRIQNPSKILEIGTAIGYSAIRMAMTLPKSEIVTIERDAERVILARNFIARSEVANQITVIEGDALEVEDNQLDSTFDAVFIDAAKGQYMRFFEKYSPLVPSGGILYIDNMYMHGLSDLNLEEVPRRKRTMIRNLKNFSDWIMSHDQYDSTFLPVGDGLLICKKR
- the yrrK gene encoding putative pre-16S rRNA nuclease, with product MRIMGLDVGSRTVGVAISDALGWTAQGIETIQINEEEGEFGLERIKELVSEYAVTEFVVGFPKNMNNTVGPRGEASEQYKKLLEDTFQLPVKLWDERLTTMAAERMLIEADVSRKKRKKVIDKMAAVMILQGYLDSKGSVF
- the yrzB gene encoding UPF0473 protein YrzB encodes the protein MVHEHDHEQEHRHITIVDEDGNEQLCEVIYTFDSEEFGKSYVLYSLVGAEEDDEGQIEIFASAFSPSENGEDGELEPIETEAEWDLIETVLNTLEDEFEDEEE